The DNA segment CGGCTGATGTCCCGACAACGAGCGGACGGTCACGGAGAGTTCTCATAGCGCACGGAGAGTTGCGGAAGCTCGCGCGCCCGCACCGGCGACCGTCGGCAACGGCCCTCCGCGCACGCACCTGCCGGACCGGACCGCTCCCCGCACGGCCGGGCCTGCCGGAGCTACACCGGCATCCAGTTCGGGAGCGCCTCGACCCGCTCGGCCCACCCGGCGGGCGGCGCCCCGGCCTTCCCTGCCGCGATCACCCCGCCCACGATGGCGCAGGTCGTGTCGGCGTCCCCGCCCGCCTGGGCCGTGGTCCAGAAGGCCTCTTCGTAGTCGCTCAGGGCTCGGGCGGCCGACCACAGTGCGAAAGACACGGTGGCGTGGGCCGTCGTCCGCCGTCCGCACCCCAGTACGGCGGCGACGGTGGCCGCGTCGCCGTAGTCGAACATGTCCCGGGCCCGGCGCAGTCCCGCACCGACCGCGCTCTTCCTGGGCACCAGCGCGACGACCCCGTCGAGCAGCGCTTCGGGACCGGGCGGCCCGCCGGGGGCCGCGGCGAGTGCGGCCGCCGCGGCGACGGCCATAGCGCCGACCACGGCCTCGCGGTGCTGGTGGGTGGGATAGGCCGAGATCTCGGCCTGGTGGACCGCCTGCTCCGGATCGTCCGCGTACCAGGCGCCCAGAGGTGCGATGTGCATCGCGGCGCCGTTGCCCCAGGACCCCTGGCCGTTGAAGAGGCCGGCGGCGAGTTCGCGCCAGTCACCGCCTTCGCGGACCAACCGCAGCAGCCGGTCGACCGCGGGCCCGTAGCCGCGGTCGAAGTCGTGACGCCGGGCGAAGGACTGCGCGAGGGCGTCCTGGTCGACCCGCCGGTGGGCGGCGAGGACGGCGACGACCGAGCAGGCCATCTCCGTGTCGTCCGTCCACGGCCAGGAGCCCGGAGGCAGCTCACGGTGCATGAGCAGCGGATGGTTCACCGGGACGAAGAACTGCGAGCCCAGCGCGTCCTCCACGGACAGTCCGCGCAGACTGGCCAGGGCGCGGTCGAGGCGCCCGGCGGTGGTGGAGGTCGGCGGTCATCGCTCTGCCGCCCTATCCGGTGATCCCGTACGGTTCCGGCTGCCGCCACTGCTCGAAGGGCCGGTCGAGCGTGTACTTGCCCTCCTCCCCCAGAACGAGCACCCGCATCTCGGCGTTACCGGGGTTGGACAGGGACTCGAACTCCGCCACGGTCCAGTGGAACCAGCGCATGCAGAACAGCCTCATGGCAAGACCGTGCGTCACGATGAGGACGTTCGGCGGGTGGTCGGGGGCCTCGAAACTGCGGAACAGGCTCTCCAGGAAGCCTCCGACCCGGTCGTAGACGTCAGCACCGGACTCGCCCTGGGCGAAACGGTAGAAGAAGTGGCCGTACGCGTCCCGGTACACCTTCTGCAGACGGACGTCCTTCTGGTCCTGCCAGTTGCCCCAGTCCTGCTCACGCAGTCTCGGCTCCTCACGTACACGTATGAGCTCCGGATCGAGACCGAAGGCGCACAGCGTCTCGTGCGTGCGGCGGTAGGGGGACACGTACACGCTGACGTGTTCCTCGCCGAACAGGTCGTGCAGCCGTCTGCCGGTCTCCTCCGCCTGCCGTCGGCCCCGCTCGGTCAGGGCCAACGCGTGATCGGGTTCGCGCTCATAAACGGTGTCGTCAACATTGCCCGTTGATTCACCGTGCCGGACAAGGACGATGCGCCGTGGTCGTACCATACTGAAACCCTAGAACGGCTGACGGCAGACCGAGCACCCGTATGCGACCCATACGGCACAGGTCACACACTTCCCGCGCTTCGGGGCCGTTCCGCGCGCTGGGACGTCAGACCGTCCAGACCGGCTCCATGTCCACGATGTCCCCCGTGAGCGCGGCGATGTCGGCCTCCGTCTGCGCCCGCAGGGCGAGGCGTTCCACGCGCTCGGTACGGTACTTGCCGTGCTCGGCCGCCGACCACCACATCGACAGCACCAGGAACTCATGGCCGGGGGCCTCGCCGAACAGTCCCCGGACCATGCCGGGCGAGCCTGCCATCGCCGGGTTCCAGACCTTCTCGTGCATCAGCACGAAATGCTCCGCCCGCTCCTCGTGGACGCGGCACAGGGCCACTCTCAGCAGGTCGACGTCCGTGAAGCGCGGTTCGAAGCCGGTCTTCACGTCGAAGCGGTGGTCGAACAGCCTGACCCGGGCGTCCTTGAAGGTGCCCGACTGAGACGAGGCGAGCCGGTCGTGGGACCGCGCCATGAAGGAGTCGTAGAAGGCGCGGCTCTCCCAGAAGGAGAAGATGTGCGCTACATCCTGTCGTCCCCGGCTCCAGCCCCCGCCCTGTCCACGAAATCCCGGCTCCCCCAGAAGCCCCGCCCACTTCCGCTGTCCCCGTTCGAACCCGCGGCGGTCCACCACGGTGCAGCGAATCCACTTGACCAGCACCGCGCCATCGTAAGGCCGCGGGGCTCAGCCCCGGTCACCCTCGGCGGGACTGCTTCGCCGCACTCACCCGGCCCGGCATGACAGGATGGGCAACCTGCCGGGTTTGCACGGCAGTTGGACAGCAGCTTCTGAAGGGGCACAACGGTCCCAGGGGGAAGGAGAAGACTGGTGAACGGCGTCAACAAGGGCATCGGCAAGGTCGAGATCGCGCTGAGGTGGGACCCGAGTCCCGCGGGACAGTCGGCCACCGACCTGGATCTCGTTGCCGCGCCCTACCCGGCAAGCGATCCGCACGGTGCCCCCTCGTACGTGGTGCACTTCGGCAGCCGCTCTCCCGACGGCACGATCACTCTCAGCCGGGACAGCCAGGACGGCAAGGGCTTCGGCTTCGACGAGGTCATGATGCTGGAGCTGGACCGGCTCGACGCGCGGTACGCACGCGTGGTGGTCGGGGTCGTCATACAGCAGCATCAGGAGCAGCGCACCTTCGCCGGCGTGGGCCGCCCCGGTCTGCGCATCCGCGAGGGGTACACCGTCCTGGCCGAGGACGACTTCAGGGGTGTCCTCGGAGCCACGGCAGCCACGGTCGCCGAGTTCACCCGGGACAGCACCGGCGCCTGGGACTTCCATTCCGGCGTCCAGGGCTTCCAGGGGGATCCTCTGGCCTTCACCCGCTCCATGGGAGCCACCCGCCGCCCGTGAACCGGACCCGGCCACCGCCGGGGTCCGGTTCGGCGGGAAACCGCAGCAGGAACGAGGGAGGGGCACCGGCCGAAGCCGGTGCCCCTCCCTCGTCGGCTCAACCGGTCGCAGCGGGCGGGCACGCCCGGACGAACGGTGTCACACCCTGTCTCAGCTGCAGCCGCTGGTCGAGCCGCAGCCCTCGCAGATGTAGCAGGAACCGGCGCGCTGCATCTTCGTCCCGCAGGAGAAGCAGAGCGGGGCGTCGGCCTGGATACCCAGCTGCATCTCGACCAGCTCGGCGCTGGTGTGGGCCTGCTGCGGGGCGGGCTTGGCCGCCTCCTCCTCGGCCTTCGGCGTGGAGACCGCCTTCAGCTCCTGGGCCGCCCGCGGTGCGGACTGGGCCAGGCCCTCGACGTCGACCTCGTCGTCGGTCGGCTCGTAGGAGCCGGTCTCGAGGTGACGCTGGCGCTCCTCGGCGGAGTGGATGCCGAGCGCGGAGCGCGTCTCGAAGGGCAGGAAGTCCAGCGCGAGGCGACGGAAGATGTAGTCGACGATGGACTGCGCCATCCGCACGTCCGGGTCGTCCGTCATGCCGGCCGGCTCGAAGCGCATGTTGGTGAACTTCGAGACGTACGTCTCCAGCGGGACGCCGTACTGGAGGCCGACGGAGACCGCGATGGAGAAGGCGTCCATCATGCCCGCGAGGGTCGAGCCCTGCTTGGACATCTTCAGGAAGACCTCGCCGAGACCGTCGTCCGGGTAGGAGTTGGCGGTCATGTAGCCCTCGGCGCCACCGACGGTGAAGGACGTGGTGATGCCGGGACGCCCCTTCGGCAGACGCTTGCGGACCGGACGGTACTCGACCACCCTCTCGACCGCGGCACGGATCGTGTCCTCGGTCCTCCCGGTGATCTCGGCCTTCTCCTTCTCCTTGGTCTTGGCGGAGAGGGGCTGGCCGACCTTGCAGTTGTCGCGGTAGATGGCGAGCGCCTTGACGCCCATCCTCCAGGCCTCGAAGTAGACCTCCTCGACGTCCTCCACGGTCGCCGACTCCGGCAGGTTGACCGTCTTGGAGAGGGCGCCCGAGATCCACGGCTGGATCGCGGCCATCATGCGGACGTGACCCATCGCGGAGATGGAGCGCTCGCCCATGGCACAGTCGAAGACCTCGTAGTGCTCGTGCTTGAGACCCGGGGCGTCGATCACGTTGCCGTGCTCGGCGATGTGGGCGACGACCGCCTCGATCTGCTCCTCGTGGTACCCCAGGCGGCGCAGGGCCTGCGGGACGGTGCCGTTGACGATCTGCATCGAGCCGCCGCCGACCAGCTTCTTGAACTTGACCAGGGCGAGGTCGGGCTCGAGGCCGGTGGTGTCGCAGGACATCGCGAGACCGATGGTGCCGGTCGGGGCGATGACGGATGCCTGGGAGTTACGGAACCCGTTCTTCTCGCCGAGGCTCAGCACGCCCTGCCAGGCCTCGGTGGCGGCCGTCCAGATCGGTGTGTCCAGGTCGTCCACGCGGACGGCCTTGTCGTTCTCGTCGGAGTGCTGCTTCATGACCCGCAGATGCGGCTGCGCGTTGCGGGCGTAGCCGTCGTACGGACCGACGATCGCGGCCAGTTCGGCGGAGCGCTTGTACGACGTGCCGGTCATCAGGGAGGTGATGGCGCCTGCCAGGGCGCGGCCTCCGTCGGAGTCGTAGGCGTGCCCGGTGGCCATCAGCAGGGCGCCGAGGTTGGCGTAGCCGATGCCGAGCTGCCGGAAGGCGCGGGTGTTCTCGCCGATCTTCCGGGTCGGGAAGTCCGCGAAGCAGATGGAGATGTCCATCGCGGTGATGACCAGCTCGACGACCTTCGAGAAGCGCTCGACGTCGAAGGACTGGTGGCCCCTGCTGTCGTCCTCGAGGAACTTCATCAGGTTCAGCGACGCGAGGTTGCAGGACGTGTTGTCCAGGTGCATGT comes from the Streptomyces sp. KMM 9044 genome and includes:
- a CDS encoding vitamin B12-dependent ribonucleotide reductase, with product MTETASGPTRSSRARGSSKAGKGLRVERIHTSPGVHPYDEVAWERRDVVMTNWRDGSVNFEQYGVEFPDFWSVNAVNIVTSKYFRGAVGTPQRETGLRQLVDRIVKTYRKAGEDHKYFASPADAEIFEHELAYALLHQIFSFNSPVWFNVGTPQPQQVSACFILSVDDSMESILDWYKEEGMIFKGGSGAGLNLSRIRSSKELLSSGGNASGPVSFMRGADASAGTIKSGGATRRAAKMVILDVDHPDIEDFIQTKVKEEEKIRALRDAGFDMDLGGDDITSVQYQNANNSVRVNDTFMKAVQDGGKFGLTSRMTGEVIEEVEAKALFRKMAEAAWACADPGIQYDDTINHWHTCPESGRINGSNPCSEYMHLDNTSCNLASLNLMKFLEDDSRGHQSFDVERFSKVVELVITAMDISICFADFPTRKIGENTRAFRQLGIGYANLGALLMATGHAYDSDGGRALAGAITSLMTGTSYKRSAELAAIVGPYDGYARNAQPHLRVMKQHSDENDKAVRVDDLDTPIWTAATEAWQGVLSLGEKNGFRNSQASVIAPTGTIGLAMSCDTTGLEPDLALVKFKKLVGGGSMQIVNGTVPQALRRLGYHEEQIEAVVAHIAEHGNVIDAPGLKHEHYEVFDCAMGERSISAMGHVRMMAAIQPWISGALSKTVNLPESATVEDVEEVYFEAWRMGVKALAIYRDNCKVGQPLSAKTKEKEKAEITGRTEDTIRAAVERVVEYRPVRKRLPKGRPGITTSFTVGGAEGYMTANSYPDDGLGEVFLKMSKQGSTLAGMMDAFSIAVSVGLQYGVPLETYVSKFTNMRFEPAGMTDDPDVRMAQSIVDYIFRRLALDFLPFETRSALGIHSAEERQRHLETGSYEPTDDEVDVEGLAQSAPRAAQELKAVSTPKAEEEAAKPAPQQAHTSAELVEMQLGIQADAPLCFSCGTKMQRAGSCYICEGCGSTSGCS
- a CDS encoding ADP-ribosylglycohydrolase family protein codes for the protein MEDALGSQFFVPVNHPLLMHRELPPGSWPWTDDTEMACSVVAVLAAHRRVDQDALAQSFARRHDFDRGYGPAVDRLLRLVREGGDWRELAAGLFNGQGSWGNGAAMHIAPLGAWYADDPEQAVHQAEISAYPTHQHREAVVGAMAVAAAAALAAAPGGPPGPEALLDGVVALVPRKSAVGAGLRRARDMFDYGDAATVAAVLGCGRRTTAHATVSFALWSAARALSDYEEAFWTTAQAGGDADTTCAIVGGVIAAGKAGAPPAGWAERVEALPNWMPV
- a CDS encoding YdbC family protein, whose translation is MLVKWIRCTVVDRRGFERGQRKWAGLLGEPGFRGQGGGWSRGRQDVAHIFSFWESRAFYDSFMARSHDRLASSQSGTFKDARVRLFDHRFDVKTGFEPRFTDVDLLRVALCRVHEERAEHFVLMHEKVWNPAMAGSPGMVRGLFGEAPGHEFLVLSMWWSAAEHGKYRTERVERLALRAQTEADIAALTGDIVDMEPVWTV
- a CDS encoding TerD family protein; amino-acid sequence: MNGVNKGIGKVEIALRWDPSPAGQSATDLDLVAAPYPASDPHGAPSYVVHFGSRSPDGTITLSRDSQDGKGFGFDEVMMLELDRLDARYARVVVGVVIQQHQEQRTFAGVGRPGLRIREGYTVLAEDDFRGVLGATAATVAEFTRDSTGAWDFHSGVQGFQGDPLAFTRSMGATRRP
- a CDS encoding histidine phosphatase family protein; the protein is MVRPRRIVLVRHGESTGNVDDTVYEREPDHALALTERGRRQAEETGRRLHDLFGEEHVSVYVSPYRRTHETLCAFGLDPELIRVREEPRLREQDWGNWQDQKDVRLQKVYRDAYGHFFYRFAQGESGADVYDRVGGFLESLFRSFEAPDHPPNVLIVTHGLAMRLFCMRWFHWTVAEFESLSNPGNAEMRVLVLGEEGKYTLDRPFEQWRQPEPYGITG